From the Gossypium hirsutum isolate 1008001.06 chromosome A02, Gossypium_hirsutum_v2.1, whole genome shotgun sequence genome, the window AATGACTTGTGGTAAGAACACGCAAATACTAAAGGAGGTGGAGACCAGCAAGACAAGAAAGGGCAAAGCCAAACTGACAGCAAAGGAACAAACTTGAATGTAGAGACCTCATTATAGCACAAAGATATGGAGAAATCCCAAaatttgttttatgcttataCCAGAGCCTGGAACAGTTCTAGTGTAGCCATATGAGGCCAACTGAGCCCATCCCCACTACCAAAATTCCCAGTGTTTCCACTAATCATTTGAAATTACAACCTCTCTTCATCGAATAACAACTTAGAAGATTGAGACAAATCGGTGGCATCCCTACCAATTGTGCAGGTCTCTGATAATATGAAAGACAAAGAATCTAGGGACATTGAAAACTGCCTACGAAAGATTGatagcttatttgatgatggtattTTTCTTGAACAAGAGGATACTATTGTTGAGAAGGAAGTTGTTGCTACAGAAGAAGAAGTTGTTGCTGAAGAAGAAAAAGttgctaaaaatgaaaaagaaaaagaagaagaagattctgTTGGGAAGATTGTCACCGCACCTAAATTTGTAGGTgcaaatattaataatttggaGTGAGCTAGAATGAGATCAGTGGAAGTTGCTGAGGTAACCACTGAGGAGCAATACAATTCATTGGCAATAGTGGTCTACACTGGACTACTCTAGGTGGCCTCTCCTACACAAGAAGCAACCAATGATGCCAAGGCAGAGCCGGGAACTAAGGAGCAATCTGAGGATCGTGCAAAgcccaagaaaaagaaaaggaagcacTCTaaggataaaaaaaatgaaaggaagagaagaaaaagaggagAAAGAAACATTATACAGTCATATTGATGACTGTGGataactgagttagtttattttaagctttagttgTAGTACTCATGCATTACATGTagttgtaagttttattttgataagtatacACTGtcattgcaatttttttattgtcattacattttcatgttaatacattggggacaatgcaaactttaagtttgggggaatgcacaTGGGGCTTGGAATTGTACCCATAttcagaaaaaaaatcaaaaatgaaGCATAcaaggtttaattatagttaataaaaaaattttaaaaatttttgttacattcaaTGCTTAATTCTTAAATCATGTAAATTATCAATGAACGATTTGGATAAATTTAACAAAAGGTTGTAGCTTTAATTCTTTGATGAAGAGATTcggttgcattagtaatggatgattgctatcattccttaaatcttgaatgaatctatTTTTTACGGCTgcctatatatgtatatatagttataaattagagacactccaaagtgggtgtagtGTGGACTGTTAAAGAGGGAGCACTCCAATACTAGCGTTAGAAAAAATCAAACTAGCTAAAGCCTGTCGCTGCATGAGTGTGTGTCGGTGCAATTACGTACTCCCTAGGGGTTTTGTTGCACCCCATCATTACTTCTCAGAACAAGGGTACaataatgcaatgatatcccttattctaaaaaaaatatgtatacatatatataatgtatataaaTACTTAGTATTATACAATAATTGTTGTAATGGTAGATAGAACTTAGGGTTTGAAGTATGATGCTAGCATTTATAAAGTTGTAACCTTATTCATTCATGGTTATGAATTTtcgatgcaatattctttcatctgaatgtcaTTCATCCATTGGGGATTTAGAGGGTTCAAGTTGCTGGAATATCATttgccttagtaaaattttttgtagccttgctagtttctgttttacttgaggacaagtaaaaaaactcaagtttggaggtgtgatagcactagaaagaacataggttttcccccttacttattggttaaatttttcccatttagttatccttagcatacattttagcattttcaatttagtaaattacaattttataattCAGTGAATCTTAGCCTATTGTATcattaattttgctatcttttttcattaatgtcactgcatgagttaattccaaaTTACGTCCAGAATTGTCGCTGCACCTAACAGCTATTCGAATAAGAATTAAAATTATGTGAGttgtccagtctggtataaccaatACAATGACAAAATAATTCTGAGGAAAGGACACCTGTACTATTagaggaggacataaaaggtggacgTGAGAAGAAAAATAGAGCTTTTTTCTTCGGATCATGATCTTCATCATCTTACCTTGAAGCTTGAGACCATGTTAGCTTAAGCCTCTCATGGGTGAGCCAACATGAAAACCAGATGCAGACTAGCTTCTGAAGAGGAGACCTAAGTGcgagacaagagggaatagagagattcagtcgagttATTTAGGGatagtattctccactcgattctttcgtattttttttcaaaatactgGGGATTATTCTATGTTTTCTGTTTGTgtggaagtacacatgaattcttggttaaattttatcttattaaatctttcttttattgtttaatcttggggtttaaatgttttttaacacggaagtgttattccagtcactgacactagaaagtgcagtgacagtttgagccaacaagcattacaacaaaacttgagtgaggattagaggaagttagtccacttgttcttaatagtgtcgtATTGCCGTCATCGGAAGGTGAGGTTAGTATGCATGTTTAAG encodes:
- the LOC107939238 gene encoding protein pxr-1-like — encoded protein: MAKTRGSVKKATKSTGEHTSSTTTVCETESLRPVQTKEVSDNMKDKESRDIENCLRKIDSLFDDGIFLEQEDTIVEKEVVATEEEVVAEEEKVAKNEKEKEEEDSVGKIVTAPKFVASPTQEATNDAKAEPGTKEQSEDRAKPKKKKRKHSKDKKNERKRRKRGERNIIQSY